TTAACACCTCAGACTGGTTAACAATCGACAAATCTAGCGTGCTAAAAATTTGTTTTGCTACTTTTTTTGATAACGGTCAAACTCACAAGCAATAGAATGATACGTATATTTATCTATCATTGTTTGCCAAAATTTTGCATGATTGTCTAAATAAGGCGCTGATTCAGTAGCAGGGTAAGCCCAATAAAAATTCATTAGGTTGAGCATTTGCAGCAAAAAAGCGTGTTCAACTAAACTTCTAATTGAAGCAAAACCACCATCCCAAGCGATAAACAACATAGGCAATGCTGAAAAAGCCTCTTTAAGAACAAAGTTGCCTTTAGGTCCTTTTAAGGCAACTTTACTTTTAACCTTAAGTGATTTGTTAAAAATCGTTCGTGCAAAAGTATCGGGCTTGTTGTTACGAATGTAAAATTCAAGTGCCATACCCATGACACGAACAAGAGGCTAGGGGATACCTAGAAACGCTTCCTTGAAAGGATAAATTCAACATCTTGACCCACTATAAATTGCAAGGTTTTTGATCTAGACGTCCTTAAAGCAAGAATTGCCATGCCATCATTAATGAAATGAATGCTTTTAACCTTTGTATCAATATTTTGAATGGCAATTGATTTCACATCATCAATCAAATCTAGCTTAACTTCAATATCTGACGCAACAGAATTGCAACACATTAAGAATTCAGTTCATTTCATCTTGCGATAAGGCAAAATCATGATGTTTAATTTTCTTAATAACCGTCACCCAAAAGCTCGGCTTTGCAAGCACCACAAGTACCATTACTGCATTTATAATGCATAGCCTCAAACCATGATGAAGCCCACTTTCAAGTAAAGAATCGTTTGATGAGCACTCATAGTTTTTATTTTGAGCACTTAACCTAACATTAAATAAATTAGGCATAATTTGATGAAAAATTCAATAGGGTGATTATGTCAAAATCTTGTAAAGTTTGATTTGAAAATATATAATTTAACATAATATAAATTATGCGAAGTTGTTATAAATGAGTGGAAATTAAATCGATGAGCATCTTTATGTGGTTGTCTCTGTCATTTAATGCAGGAATGTAGCTAAACTGGCGACCACCAGCTTGGATAAAATAATCACGATTTTCACATTCAATCTCTTCTAAAGTCTCCAAGCAATCGGCTGCAAACCCTGGACAAATAACTTGAATATGTGCAACACCATTACTGGCTAATGTTTCTAATCTTTCTTTGGTTTGTGGCTTAGTCCACGGCTCTCGTCCGAAAATAGATTGGAAGCTGAATAAATAGTTGCTTTCATCCAAATCTAGCTTTTTAGCGAGTAATTTGGCTGTGCCAATGCAATGATCATAATATACATCGCCATTATCGACATATCGTTGAGGAATACCGTGAAATGAGATCATTAATTTATCCGGCTTCCCGTGCTTGGCTTGATGCTCTAACACCGAATTAGCGAGAGATTGAAGATAGCCTTTATTGCCGTAATAATACTCAATAAAGGCTATTTGGGGCTTTTGAGTCCAAGAGTCCAATGTTTGGTTAATGGCATCTAATGTTGAAAGTGTCGTTGTGTTTGAATATTGAGGATAAAGTGGCAGGACAATGATTTTTTCACAATCTTGAGCGCGTAACTTATCCAAAGCTGATGGAATAGAAGGATTTCCATAACGCATACCTATTTCAAATACTAAGTTTTCATGCTGTTTAAGCAATGTTTTTTTAACGCCTTGTAATTGCAACTTGGCGATGCTTAATAATGGAGATCCAGTGCCAATTTTGTCCCAAATTTTGGCGTAATTTTTGGCTAATTTTTTAGGCCTGATATTAAGAATAACAACATTTAATGCCAGCCACCATATTAATTTATTAGGCGGGTCGACTACTCTAGGGTCTGACAAAAATTCAGACAAATATCGTCTTAAAGCACTCTTTGTAGGCGTATCTGGCGTACCAAGATTGGTTAGTAAAATACCTATTTTCATTTAAATTTAGCTAAATTTTTGTCAATAAAATGACGAATAAAATCGTGCGATTGTACCGAGTGGAAACGATCAATCTCTTCACCCTTAATAAAAGCGATAACAGTTGGAAACCCACGCGTATGATAACGACCAGCAATTTTCATATTCTCGTCTTCAGCCTCTAGTTTTGTTAATAAAAAATCACGCTCATTATGCTCATTAACAACTGATTTAATCATGGGCTCTAAAACCCTTACAAGACCCACATCACTGCGCTGAAATATCTAATGCTACCAAGCGCTTGTGAGATTCATCAGGTACTAAATTTTGAAAGGTATCAATTGAAGCATCAGTATAGGACATATTGTTAACTTGTTATTTTTGATAACGGCCAAAATAATGTATAGTATAAGCAAAAATTCAAGAAAAAACAAAAAAACAAGTGAAATTTTTATAAAAATTATTAAAAATCAATAGCTTTTAAAAATTAGAATTTAGAGCTAAGGACTAAAAAAGGTTTTAGCTAAAATTTACACTTATATCGCATTTACATTAACAAACTGTTTGGTGAGCCTATATTTTTGTTTCGGGCTTTTGGGTTTTTCTGGAATGGTTCGCTCAAAAAAGCCGTATTCAAGTAGCGGATTTAAAATATCATTTTTGAATCTTGTCTTGTGTGTCCTTTTTAGAATTTTCATCAATTCGTCAGCACTACTTTCAGCACTATATTTTTTTAAAATTTTGACTTGGTCTGGGCTTATTTCTGCATAATTCAAACTTAGTCCTTTCTTAGGACAAAGTGTATCTAAATCACTACTTATAACAATGTTTTCTTTAAAATTAAATCCTTGTTGTTCTGCAACATTTTTTAATGCATTATTGCGTTTTAAATCTTTACACCAGTCCTGATTTTTATTAAACTTTTGTGTGCGTTTTTTGTATTTACTGAATAAGCCCATTGTTAGATAAATTAGTTTAAAGACAATAAGAATAGTTTACCAAAAACCAAAGTTTGAATAAATATTTCAAAATAGGCGTTATTGGGTTAATATTTGATTTAAAAACAGGCGTAATCTGTCTGATTCTGGATTGTTAAAGAAGGTATCTGGCTCATTCTGTCCAATGATTTGCCCCTCATCCATAAAAATAATGCGGTCTGCTACTTTTTTAGCAAATCCTATTTCATGAGTAACACAAAGCATGGTAGTCCCCTCTTTAGCAAGTTCTACCAATGATAAACACCAAGGCCGTATTTTTAAACAGTGCAATAAATGAGAGCTAACAATATTAGGAATGGATATTTTGAGTGCTTGAGGCAATATAACAAGCACCGTTTTTTGAGTAAAACTAAGCCCATCTGCATCTGTAGCCTCATATTGTCCTTTATGTACGGCTTGCAATCCACCTAGAATAACCTCAGCGATATAGGCAGCTTGTCAAAATCAATCCCTTCAGCAAAGAAAAGTGGCAGCATATAACCGACACCATAAATAAAATAGTAATCAAAGGAATGCACGAATAATTTCAATATAAGCAATGCTTAGAAATTGAATGGTTTTCATCTTAGATTGCCTGCCTAATGCCAAGGAAAATACCAATAGGAAATGAAGCCGCCAAAATGGTTAACATTAAACTACTCCCCATTGATTAGTTTCAACAACTTTTATACCTAAAAAATCATTGCCATAAAGCAAGAAAAAAGCAATCAGTGGATAAATAATAAAAAGCATTAGTGTTGCTTTATTTTTATAAACTTGATATTTTAAAAAACGCACAATGAAAACAAAAGCCAACATAATGGCAAGTAATAAATTAGGTCGCCAATATTCCTCTGATGGATATATACCATACATAAATAGGCTCATTTTTTCGTCAATATAGGACAGCAAGCCACTTCTCTAGTGCGTTCAGCATTAATTTTTGAAGAAAATAAATGTTTTACTGTCCAACCTAAAACACCCGTCTGTGTCTTAGGTGCTGGTCTGGATTACTTGAGGGTAAAAATACTCATTCGTTCAAACCCTTAATGCGTATTTTGTGATTAACAAGATTAAGTTCTAATGAAATAAGCAGTGACAAAGTTAAATAAACCGCCATGGTCATTAAGATAATCTCAATCGCTTGACCCCCGCCTGATTAAGCACTGTGCCTGAAAAAATATCCACCAAATCAGCATAACCAATAGCTACAGCTAGGGAGGGGTTCTTGGTGAGATTAAGGTATTGATTAATAATAGGAGGTATGGCAAACTCTCAAAGCTTTTGGCAATAGCACAAATTTAAGTGTTTGTGCTTGTGTTAAGCCCTATTTTGCAAGGGCTGTTTCTTTTTGCCCCTTATTAACGGGATTCTATGCCTGCACGAAAATCGCCTCACTAATATAAATAGCTGTGTAAATACTCAATGTAAGCACAAGTGCTAAAAATTCAGGTGAAAAGGACAAACCCGCCTCTAAAATTAAACCCTTGAGGGCTTGGGGGTCAAAATGTATGGACGAACCTAATATGAAATAAAGCCCCAATGGAAAAGCCCTAATAAGCTTAATAAATGATAGTCCCCTGTTCGTTGTTTGATGCCTGTTGAGTCATGTTTTTTATTAAAAAACCGTTTAATAAAAAAAGAGATAAAAGCACCCAGAAAAAAGCCGCCATTACCCAAGAAAACCCAGACTCAAAAATAGGTTTGGGCAGATAAATCCCTCCCCCTAAGATTGAAAAAGATAACGTTAAAAAATTCAAAACCACTGCGAATACCCAAACGATCAATGTTGCAATTTAAATTACTAACAGCATAATAAGCAACAAGGGCAACAATCAATACTGCAATAATTTGAAATAAAATAAACCTAGTTTTGTTGTTGTTTTAAAAACCAAACATGGTAATCTTTGAACACGTAGTGTAAATTAAAAAAACCAGTCTTAATTTAAGACTGGTTTTTAAGGGCTTATCTAAATGGCGGTGAATATAAAATTCCGCCATCTTTCCATAAGGCATTTAAGCCTCTAGTAATATTAAATTAATTGGCGTATTAACACCAATATTACGCTCAAAGCTTTCAGAATAATTACCAACTTGTTTGATAATGTTATACGATCATTTCCTATCCAAACCTAGGTATTCCACCCATAGTGCCAGAGTTACCCAATAAGCGATTAACCTCAGAATTGCTACTTGGCTTATCTACCGCAGCATTGGTAACACCTAACTCTCCAGCAGTAATCATAGCATTAAGCGTCCACCAACGCACAATATTAAACCATTTATCATCCTCTTTTGGTGCACCACAGGACCTAGTGGCTCTTTAAAGATAACATTTGGCAACACAATGGCAGAAGACGGGTCTTTCAGTGTGGTTCTTAAAGCGTATAGACGCGATTGATCAGTGGTTAAAGCATCACAACACCCTGCTTCAAGGTTTAACTTGGTTTGTGCAATGTGGTGTCTGTCATCGAGGTGTTAATGTCCAGTTTGTTACTCTTGACAAGACATCAATTTCGCCACTTTGGAGTGCAGTAAAACGCTCT
This Abyssogena phaseoliformis symbiont OG214 DNA region includes the following protein-coding sequences:
- the hemH gene encoding ferrochelatase; its protein translation is MKIGILLTNLGTPDTPTKSALRRYLSEFLSDPRVVDPPNKLIWWLALNVVILNIRPKKLAKNYAKIWDKIGTGSPLLSIAKLQLQGVKKTLLKQHENLVFEIGMRYGNPSIPSALDKLRAQDCEKIIVLPLYPQYSNTTTLSTLDAINQTLDSWTQKPQIAFIEYYYGNKGYLQSLANSVLEHQAKHGKPDKLMISFHGIPQRYVDNGDVYYDHCIGTAKLLAKKLDLDESNYLFSFQSIFGREPWTKPQTKERLETLASNGVAHIQVICPGFAADCLETLEEIECENRDYFIQAGGRQFSYIPALNDRDNHIKMLIDLISTHL
- a CDS encoding thioredoxin family protein; translated protein: MGLVRVLEPMIKSVVNEHNERDFLLTKLEAEDENMKIAGRYHTRGFPTVIAFIKGEEIDRFHSVQSHDFIRHFIDKNLAKFK
- a CDS encoding Fic family protein, with the translated sequence MGLFSKYKKRTQKFNKNQDWCKDLKRNNALKNVAEQQGFNFKENIVISSDLDTLCPKKGLSLNYAEISPDQVKILKKYSAESSADELMKILKRTHKTRFKNDILNPLLEYGFFERTIPEKPKSPKQKYRLTKQFVNVNAI